The following proteins are encoded in a genomic region of Dokdonia donghaensis DSW-1:
- a CDS encoding FKBP-type peptidyl-prolyl cis-trans isomerase: MKLRNYLGLVLVLLVCVACPNNDDDLIEVPVRDRGEQSIEDDELLVEYLSTHFYNYEEFENPPADFDYKIVFDTIAGDNSDKTPLINRPELKKKQYNRFDTDNSLYILQVREGSGVEPVATFTDSTLIAYEGFNLYGETFDATVNPIWLNLPTTIDGFANGLGTSVNLLSTVSEDNNVGFGGASGFTVEPDGTTSFNQDYGIGAVFVPSGLAYFNQPPADISLYGSIVFTFSVFDVVITDHDGDGIITINEDIDNNGFLFDEADNPDGDAVPAFRDPNDDNDGVLTRLEIVLDEDGNFVSLLDTDGDGINNHLDTDDDGDGRPTIDEIIVNTLTGEITYTDTDGDGTPDYLDSDS, translated from the coding sequence ATGAAATTAAGAAATTACCTTGGTTTAGTGCTGGTTTTACTAGTTTGTGTAGCTTGTCCTAATAATGATGATGACCTTATAGAGGTTCCCGTAAGAGACCGTGGCGAGCAGTCTATAGAAGATGATGAGTTGCTAGTAGAGTACCTTTCTACTCACTTTTACAATTATGAAGAGTTTGAAAATCCACCTGCAGATTTTGATTATAAAATAGTTTTTGACACTATAGCTGGTGATAATAGTGATAAAACACCATTAATAAACAGACCAGAGCTTAAGAAAAAGCAATATAATAGATTTGATACAGATAACTCACTATATATCTTACAAGTAAGAGAGGGTAGTGGAGTAGAGCCTGTAGCAACTTTTACAGATTCTACCTTAATAGCATATGAGGGTTTCAATCTTTACGGAGAAACTTTTGACGCTACTGTTAACCCTATCTGGCTTAACCTTCCTACCACTATCGACGGTTTTGCAAACGGGTTAGGAACTTCTGTAAATTTATTAAGTACAGTTTCAGAAGATAATAATGTAGGTTTTGGAGGAGCTTCAGGCTTTACAGTAGAGCCAGATGGAACTACTTCTTTTAACCAAGATTATGGAATAGGAGCTGTGTTTGTGCCTTCTGGTCTTGCTTACTTTAATCAGCCTCCGGCAGATATTAGTTTATACGGATCTATAGTGTTTACTTTTTCTGTGTTTGATGTTGTAATTACAGATCACGACGGTGATGGTATTATTACTATAAATGAAGATATAGATAATAATGGATTCCTTTTTGACGAAGCAGATAATCCAGATGGTGACGCCGTACCAGCCTTTAGAGATCCTAATGATGATAATGATGGAGTACTAACTAGGCTTGAAATAGTACTAGACGAAGACGGAAATTTTGTGAGCCTACTAGACACAGATGGAGATGGTATAAATAATCACTTAGACACAGATGATGATGGCGATGGAAGACCTACAATAGACGAAATTATTGTAAATACTCTTACGGGTGAAATCACTTACACAGATACAGATGGAGACGGTACACCAGATTATCTAGACTCAGATAGCTAG
- a CDS encoding outer membrane beta-barrel protein, whose protein sequence is MKKIIVAVLLLSGITALSQSTGFGIKGGLNYGSVGDLEFTSEFANSTFNEENKTGYHAGIFYKAKFAGLIIQPEILYTQLNTEYVNKSLSSEKFDYELSKIDIPLLVGFDIIGPINVKAGPSFQYILENGFEEADIDFEDPENSFTVGYQLGVGVTLGQLGIDLRYEGAFTDNTIITETQVEDNSAGFQVDARPSQWILSLSYAFDKKN, encoded by the coding sequence ATGAAAAAAATCATTGTCGCCGTACTACTTTTATCAGGTATTACAGCATTAAGCCAGAGTACAGGTTTTGGTATAAAAGGAGGACTTAACTATGGGTCTGTAGGTGATCTAGAGTTTACCTCAGAATTTGCAAACAGTACTTTTAATGAAGAAAATAAAACAGGTTACCACGCTGGTATTTTTTACAAAGCAAAGTTTGCTGGCCTTATTATACAACCAGAAATTTTGTACACACAGCTCAACACCGAGTATGTGAACAAGAGCTTATCTTCAGAAAAATTTGATTATGAGTTATCAAAAATAGATATTCCCCTTCTTGTAGGTTTTGATATTATAGGTCCTATTAATGTAAAAGCGGGGCCATCTTTTCAGTATATTCTTGAAAATGGGTTTGAAGAGGCAGACATAGATTTTGAAGATCCAGAAAACTCTTTTACAGTAGGTTATCAACTAGGCGTGGGTGTTACCCTAGGCCAGCTAGGTATAGACCTAAGATACGAAGGAGCCTTTACAGACAACACCATAATCACAGAGACCCAGGTTGAAGATAATAGCGCAGGTTTTCAAGTAGATGCGAGACCTTCACAATGGATTTTAAGTCTCTCATACGCTTTTGATAAGAAGAATTAA
- a CDS encoding transketolase family protein, whose protein sequence is MKTYENTGSKDTRSGFGAGMTELGRTNPNVVSLCADLIGSLKIQTFIDENPERFFQIGIAEANMMGIAAGLTIGGKIPFTGTFANFSTGRVYDQIRQSIAYSGKNVKICASHAGLTLGEDGATHQILEDIGLMKMLPGMTVINTCDYNQTKAATIALADHVGPVYLRFGRPVVPNFTPADQTFEIGKAVQLQEGNDVTIVATGHLVWEALEACKVLNEKGITADVINIHTIKPLDAEAIIKSVKKTGCVVTAEEHNFLGGLGESVARELSLTHPVPQEYVATEDTFGESGTPAQLMEKYGLNTNAIIKKVEKVISRK, encoded by the coding sequence ATGAAAACATACGAAAATACAGGCAGTAAAGACACAAGATCAGGTTTTGGCGCAGGAATGACAGAACTAGGTAGAACAAACCCAAATGTGGTTTCTCTTTGTGCAGACCTTATAGGATCTTTAAAAATCCAAACCTTCATAGATGAAAATCCTGAGCGCTTTTTCCAAATAGGAATCGCAGAGGCAAATATGATGGGTATCGCCGCAGGCCTTACCATAGGAGGTAAAATACCTTTTACAGGTACTTTTGCAAACTTCTCTACAGGTCGTGTTTACGACCAGATAAGACAGTCTATAGCCTACTCCGGTAAAAATGTAAAGATTTGTGCATCTCACGCGGGTCTTACGCTAGGTGAAGATGGTGCAACACACCAAATACTAGAAGACATAGGTCTTATGAAAATGTTACCAGGTATGACAGTAATAAACACCTGTGACTATAACCAGACCAAAGCCGCTACAATAGCCCTTGCAGACCACGTAGGTCCGGTTTATTTACGTTTTGGCCGTCCGGTAGTACCTAATTTTACTCCAGCAGATCAAACATTTGAAATAGGTAAAGCCGTACAATTACAAGAAGGTAATGATGTGACAATTGTTGCAACTGGTCACCTAGTATGGGAAGCGCTAGAGGCTTGCAAAGTCCTTAACGAGAAAGGAATCACGGCAGATGTAATAAACATACACACCATAAAACCACTAGATGCAGAGGCAATTATTAAGTCTGTAAAAAAGACTGGATGTGTCGTGACTGCAGAGGAGCATAACTTTCTAGGAGGTCTAGGTGAGAGTGTTGCTAGAGAGCTATCACTTACGCATCCAGTACCACAAGAGTATGTCGCTACGGAAGACACCTTTGGTGAGAGTGGAACTCCAGCACAACTTATGGAGAAATATGGCCTTAATACAAACGCGATTATTAAGAAAGTAGAAAAAGTGATTTCAAGAAAATAA
- a CDS encoding transketolase: protein MADIKKLEAFVTQVRRDIVRQVHKVSSGHPGGSLGCAEFISVLYQELMERKEGFDMDGIGEDLFFLSNGHISPVFYSVLARSGYFPVEELNTFRLLDSRLQGHPTTHEGLPGVRIASGSLGQGLSVAVGAAQAKKLNKDNHTIYALMGDGELQEGQNWEAIMYASAKKVDNLIATVDLNGQQIDGSTDHVLDLGSVRAKFEAFGWIVLDIEKGNDIQAIVSGMNEAKAASGQGKPVCVLLHTVMGNGVDFMMGTHAWHGKAPNDEQLASALDQNPETLGDY, encoded by the coding sequence ATGGCAGATATTAAGAAGCTAGAAGCATTTGTAACACAAGTGCGCAGAGACATTGTACGACAAGTACACAAAGTAAGTTCAGGTCACCCTGGAGGATCCTTAGGATGTGCAGAATTTATTTCGGTTCTCTATCAAGAACTAATGGAACGTAAAGAAGGATTTGATATGGACGGTATAGGAGAAGATCTCTTTTTCTTATCAAACGGTCACATCTCTCCAGTTTTTTATAGCGTACTAGCTCGTTCTGGATATTTTCCGGTAGAAGAACTTAACACTTTTAGATTGCTAGACTCACGTTTACAAGGTCACCCTACTACACACGAAGGGCTACCAGGAGTGCGTATAGCCTCTGGATCTTTAGGTCAAGGACTAAGCGTTGCCGTAGGTGCTGCTCAAGCAAAAAAACTAAACAAAGATAACCACACCATCTATGCACTTATGGGCGATGGAGAGTTACAAGAAGGACAAAACTGGGAGGCAATTATGTATGCCTCTGCAAAAAAGGTGGACAACCTTATTGCCACAGTAGACCTTAATGGCCAGCAAATAGACGGTAGCACAGACCACGTACTTGATTTAGGAAGTGTGCGTGCAAAGTTTGAAGCCTTTGGGTGGATTGTTTTAGATATAGAAAAAGGAAATGACATTCAGGCCATTGTATCTGGAATGAACGAGGCAAAAGCCGCGTCTGGTCAAGGTAAACCTGTCTGTGTGTTATTACACACAGTTATGGGTAACGGTGTAGACTTTATGATGGGCACTCACGCCTGGCACGGTAAAGCTCCTAATGATGAGCAACTCGCTAGTGCACTAGATCAAAATCCAGAAACACTAGGCGATTACTAA
- a CDS encoding orotate phosphoribosyltransferase has translation MNLESPVKTLDKSQEEVYSFLMNIENFEKLMPENTKFEKISDTRFLFGLKGMPEIVLDLKEGIPHSKVVLGAASDKIPFELTADIKELEASKTEVQLLFQGEFNAMMAMMVKGPITKFIGTLSENMDVIA, from the coding sequence ATGAACTTAGAGAGCCCAGTAAAAACTTTAGATAAATCTCAAGAAGAGGTGTACAGTTTCTTGATGAACATTGAGAATTTTGAAAAATTAATGCCAGAAAACACCAAATTTGAAAAAATAAGCGATACCCGTTTCTTATTTGGTCTTAAAGGAATGCCAGAGATTGTATTAGATCTTAAAGAAGGTATACCACACAGTAAAGTAGTACTAGGCGCTGCCAGTGACAAAATTCCTTTTGAGCTCACTGCAGATATTAAAGAACTAGAAGCCTCAAAAACAGAGGTACAACTCCTTTTTCAAGGAGAATTTAATGCAATGATGGCTATGATGGTAAAGGGACCTATCACAAAATTTATAGGTACACTTTCAGAAAATATGGATGTAATTGCATAA
- the pyrE gene encoding orotate phosphoribosyltransferase, with protein sequence MILDKETAKKTAELLLQINAIKLQPQTPFTWASGWKSPIYCDNRITLSYPAIRNYIHQEMAKQVESIYGKPDAIVGVATGAIGIGMLVADYLNVPFAYVRPEPKKHGRKNQIEGHLEPNSNVVVIEDLISTGKSSLMAVEALKNSDMNVKGMLAIFTYGFDTAATNFEEAGVALNTLSDYSHLLLQARDTNFITEAQQETLENWRKDPANWG encoded by the coding sequence ATGATTTTAGACAAAGAAACGGCAAAAAAAACTGCCGAATTGCTTTTGCAAATTAATGCAATAAAACTACAACCGCAAACTCCTTTTACGTGGGCTTCTGGTTGGAAATCTCCCATTTATTGCGATAACCGTATCACACTGTCTTACCCAGCAATACGTAACTACATACATCAAGAGATGGCAAAACAAGTAGAGTCTATCTACGGTAAGCCAGATGCGATAGTCGGCGTTGCTACGGGAGCGATAGGCATTGGTATGCTTGTTGCAGATTATCTTAATGTACCTTTCGCTTATGTACGCCCTGAGCCCAAAAAGCACGGACGTAAAAATCAAATAGAAGGTCACCTAGAGCCTAACAGTAATGTAGTGGTAATAGAAGATCTCATAAGCACCGGTAAGAGTAGCCTTATGGCAGTAGAAGCGCTAAAAAACTCTGATATGAATGTAAAAGGGATGCTAGCCATATTTACTTATGGGTTTGACACAGCAGCTACAAATTTTGAAGAAGCTGGCGTTGCACTTAATACTTTAAGTGATTACTCGCACCTATTATTACAAGCTCGCGATACAAACTTCATAACAGAAGCGCAGCAAGAAACCTTAGAAAACTGGCGTAAAGACCCAGCAAACTGGGGATAA
- a CDS encoding NUDIX hydrolase — protein sequence MYKVFVNDIPIILSTEKVIGKQYKTIPIKTVKIKKLIKKLYKGEQLYINLYHPKEEKLLKHLRKKLKLVIAGGGLVYNDKKEILFIHRNGRWDLPKGKIEKKEGIEECALREVEEETGVKGLTIKRPLEITYHVFKRNGKFRLKETFWFEMHTSSTEALVPQTKEGIKKAKWLNFEKAQKALDKSYENIKLIFPSTYLVKHPNDRVA from the coding sequence ATGTATAAAGTTTTTGTCAATGATATTCCTATTATTCTATCTACCGAAAAGGTAATAGGTAAACAGTATAAGACGATTCCGATTAAGACGGTTAAGATTAAAAAATTAATCAAAAAACTATACAAGGGAGAACAGCTATACATCAATCTATATCACCCTAAAGAAGAAAAGCTTCTTAAACATTTACGCAAGAAGCTTAAGCTCGTCATAGCGGGTGGTGGGCTTGTTTATAATGACAAAAAGGAAATTCTTTTTATACACCGCAACGGCAGGTGGGACCTCCCTAAAGGAAAGATAGAAAAGAAAGAGGGCATAGAAGAATGCGCTCTGAGAGAAGTAGAGGAGGAGACCGGAGTAAAAGGACTTACTATTAAGAGACCGCTTGAGATTACTTATCACGTTTTTAAACGCAACGGTAAATTTAGACTTAAAGAGACTTTCTGGTTTGAGATGCATACAAGCTCTACAGAGGCTCTTGTGCCGCAAACTAAAGAGGGTATAAAAAAAGCAAAGTGGCTCAACTTTGAAAAGGCACAAAAAGCGCTTGATAAATCTTACGAAAATATCAAGCTCATCTTCCCGAGTACATATCTAGTTAAGCATCCTAACGATAGGGTAGCGTAG
- a CDS encoding M14 family metallopeptidase, whose protein sequence is MKKVIVLIAISILSLSCGEHKDNPDNTDFTTLFEKSGGTETPTYDEVITFYQDLDKAYRSIKTYEVGMTDAGKPLTLITFNPNRSFDSEFSDDIDVRRILINNGIHPGESDGIDATMMLMRDLAQGKIEAPKDTWVSAIAIYNIGGALNRNSTSRTNQNGPKEYGFRGNARNYDLNRDFIKRDTKNAQAFAEIYHMISPDVFIDNHVSNGADYQYTLTHLFTQHNKLGGALGNYVHDTFQPMLEEDLKSKDWEITPYVNVFNSVPEKGFSQFMDYPRYSTGFTSLWNTIGLMVETHMLKPYKPRVEGTYELMKSVLKLTAQNGDQIKKIRAEAFNAFAKAETYPVQFALDTTKTTTLEFLGYEGEMIPSKITGKERLKYDRTKPFTKEVTYYDYFKPTKEVRVPKAYVIPRGYRDIALILKDNNIKFKQLKRDTTFTGEVYHIDTYDTRKSAYEGHYLHYNTAVKTTSQEVTVAKGGYLVPTDQDGIRYLLETLEPEATDSFFNWNFFDTILQQKEGFSPYVWEDKALEVLKRNPQLQIEFNLKKSLEPQFAENWYAQLDWLHKKSPNYEKAHLRYPIVRMLN, encoded by the coding sequence ATGAAAAAAGTTATCGTACTCATCGCCATCTCTATCCTTAGTTTAAGTTGTGGAGAGCACAAAGACAACCCAGATAATACAGACTTTACAACCCTCTTTGAAAAAAGCGGTGGTACAGAAACACCTACTTATGATGAGGTGATTACATTTTATCAAGATCTTGACAAGGCATACAGATCTATAAAAACCTACGAAGTAGGAATGACAGATGCAGGTAAGCCCCTCACCCTAATCACCTTTAATCCTAATCGTAGTTTTGATAGTGAGTTTTCTGATGATATAGATGTGCGCCGTATTCTCATAAATAATGGCATACACCCGGGAGAGTCAGACGGGATAGATGCAACAATGATGCTTATGCGTGACCTCGCACAAGGCAAGATAGAAGCGCCAAAAGACACTTGGGTAAGTGCCATCGCCATATACAATATAGGAGGTGCTCTTAATCGTAACAGTACATCACGTACAAATCAAAATGGGCCAAAAGAATATGGTTTTAGAGGTAATGCAAGAAACTACGACCTCAACCGCGATTTTATAAAACGTGATACAAAAAACGCACAAGCCTTTGCAGAAATCTATCATATGATATCTCCAGACGTTTTTATAGATAATCACGTGAGTAATGGCGCAGACTATCAGTACACCCTTACCCATCTTTTTACACAACACAATAAGCTAGGCGGTGCTTTAGGTAACTACGTGCACGACACTTTCCAGCCTATGCTTGAAGAAGATCTTAAGAGTAAAGACTGGGAAATCACTCCTTATGTAAACGTTTTTAATAGTGTTCCAGAAAAAGGTTTTAGCCAGTTTATGGACTACCCTCGTTACTCAACGGGCTTTACATCACTATGGAACACCATAGGGCTTATGGTAGAGACACATATGCTCAAGCCTTATAAACCACGTGTAGAAGGTACATATGAGTTAATGAAAAGTGTATTAAAACTCACTGCTCAAAACGGAGATCAGATTAAAAAAATACGTGCAGAGGCTTTTAACGCTTTCGCGAAAGCGGAAACTTATCCCGTACAATTTGCTCTAGACACAACAAAAACCACAACCTTAGAATTTTTAGGCTACGAGGGAGAAATGATACCAAGTAAAATCACAGGAAAAGAACGCCTCAAATATGATAGAACAAAGCCTTTTACCAAAGAAGTAACCTACTACGATTACTTTAAACCTACTAAGGAAGTACGTGTACCTAAGGCATATGTCATACCTAGAGGCTACCGGGACATTGCTCTTATTCTCAAAGACAACAACATTAAGTTCAAACAGCTTAAAAGAGATACTACGTTTACTGGAGAAGTATACCACATAGATACCTATGACACTCGCAAGAGTGCTTACGAGGGTCATTATTTACACTACAACACAGCTGTAAAAACTACGAGCCAAGAAGTAACTGTGGCAAAGGGTGGCTATCTCGTGCCTACAGATCAAGATGGAATACGCTACTTGCTAGAAACCCTCGAGCCGGAGGCTACAGACAGTTTCTTTAACTGGAACTTTTTTGACACCATATTGCAACAAAAGGAAGGATTCTCACCATACGTATGGGAAGACAAAGCACTCGAAGTACTTAAACGTAACCCACAATTACAAATTGAATTTAACCTCAAAAAATCACTAGAACCGCAATTTGCCGAAAACTGGTATGCCCAGCTAGACTGGCTTCATAAAAAATCACCTAACTATGAGAAAGCGCACCTACGCTACCCTATCGTTAGGATGCTTAACTAG